Proteins encoded in a region of the Anopheles ziemanni chromosome 2, idAnoZiCoDA_A2_x.2, whole genome shotgun sequence genome:
- the LOC131281424 gene encoding uncharacterized protein LOC131281424 — protein sequence MAYGLLLGDTCQHDMDCSDSVKGSYCTLEGVCECSPFYVRLNESTCLPSQLLESECSLSEQCSMRVANSSCIEGRCQCDGGFLQFRKHTCLSPAQPGTVCYSHAHCRMWDRESHCDFLIPNLFGRCQCTSPARQNGPTCVTESVTEPELPGFAKPQQQSPAEEEKEQQEGSIDRMSTTTEDDVIVVENLVLRDGAMADEQMSAAEGHITTEYQPSASDEDGISTTDFIEITSPGYSTERDQEAATDGTTRNGMEQYENTEQYVNLEKDVEEQFKQQELEDALSTTTAAAWAGEIAEAITTQEHELDPFGKDATTLTSIEVTSDSDGTTVRGEPEAMASNDSPTTTEFESDHSEPNETENEVEIVEYDRTTASEGNTQQAASLLQETTTELGSERPERYDDTTTASSAEQSEEQEEELANDGKEMTTTEFLQQYHDVQLRRQDSKLFDEDELIVEEDEVRAEPRENEIADSGPLRTTTETLVRLASRTTAMEPEAPLSTTVASVLAAEATTTATTRIRTRVDLGDGPVSLGLACATSEQCQLADPYSYCSDEGRCDCSFRQPDDSCRATNTGCSRGTFQCRSSGICISWFFVCDGRPDCSDASDEECNFAVKSNGTLLGSTTSCPELSFRCETSGRCISRAGICDGKAQCPHGEDEVGCDFRKSRKCPEHTFMCRSGECLPEYEFCNAIVSCRDGSDEPPHLCGSRAVPNFFVKLLSGPTARGRNYCPMRCGNGRCRSTAIVCSGRDGCGDGSDEDRCSVCRCPAPAYNHVLSVAPVVAAVAPAPAAIVVPKQRSRTSRITGGHWSRT from the exons ATGGCGTACGGACTGCTGCTGGGCGACACCTGCCAGCACGATATGGACTGCTCGGACAGCGTCAAGGGCAGCTACTGCACCCTGGAGGGCGTCTGCGAGTGCAGCCCGTTCTACGTGCGGCTGAACGAGTCCACCTGCCTGCCGT CACAACTGCTCGAAAGTGAGTGTAGCCTGTCCGAGCAGTGCTCGATGCGTGTGGCGAACAGCAGCTGCATCGAAGGCCGCTGTCAGTGCGACGGTGGATTCCTGCAGTTCCGTAAACATACCTGTCTCTCGC CGGCCCAACCCGGCACGGTGTGCTACAGCCACGCGCACTGCCGTATGTGGGACAGGGAAAGTCACTGCGACTTCCTAATCCCGAACCTGTTCGGTCGCTGCCAGTGCACGTCTCCGGCGCGCCAGAACGGACCGACCTGTGTGACGGAGAGTGTGACGGAGCCGGAGCTGCCCGGGTTCGCCAAGCCTCAGCAGCAGAGTCcggcggaggaggagaaggagcaGCAGGAGGGCTCGATCGACCGCATGTCGACCACCACCGAGGACGACGTGATTGTGGTGGAGAACTTGGTGCTTCGGGATGGCGCGATGGCCGACGAGCAGATGAGTGCGGCCGAGGGTCACATTACGACCGAGTACCAACCGTCGGCGTCGGACGAGGACGGTATCAGCACGACGGACTTCATTGAAATCACCTCACCCGGATACTCCACGGAGCGGGACCAGGAAGCGGCGACCGACGGGACGACACGGAACGGTATGGAGCAGTACGAAAACACCGAACAGTACGTGAACCTGGAGAAGGACGTCGAGGAGCAGTTCAAGCAGCAGGAGCTGGAGGATGCCCtctcgacgacgacggcggccgCATGGGCCGGAGAGATTGCCGAGGCCATCACCACACAGGAGCACGAGCTCGACCCATTCGGCAAGGACGCCACCACTCTGACGTCGATCGAGGTGACTTCGGACAGCGATGGGACAACGGTGCGTGGTGAGCCGGAAGCAATGGCCTCAAATGACTCACCCACAACTACCGAGTTCGAATCGGACCACTCGGAGCCAAACGAGACGGAAAACGAGGTAGAAATTGTGGAGTACGACCGTACCACCGCTTCGGAGGGTAATACACAGCAGGCCGCCTCGTTGCTACAGGAAACAACCACCGAGCTCGGATCGGAGCGTCCCGAACGGTACGACGACACAACGACCGCTTCCTCCGCCGAGCAATCGGAAGAGCAGGAGGAAGAATTGGCGAACGATGGCAAGGAGATGACCACGACCGAGTTCCTACAGCAGTACCACGACGTGCAGCTGCGCCGCCAGGACTCGAAGCTGttcgacgaggacgagctgATAGTGGAGGAGGACGAAGTGCGGGCGGAACCGCGCGAGAATGAAATCGCAGACTCCGGACCGCTCCGCACCACCACCGAAACGTTGGTCCGACTGGCAAGCCGTACGACGGCCATGGAACCGGAAGCTCCACTCTCGACGACGGTGGCATCGGTGCTCGCGGCTGAAGCTACCACCACGGCAACAACAC GAATTCGCACACGCGTCGACTTGGGAGATGGACCCGTTTCGCTCGGACTTGCTTGTGCAACCAGTGAACAGTGCCAGCTGGCCGATCCCTACAGCTATTGCAGTGACGAGGGACGGTGCGATTGTTCCTTCCGCCAGCCGGACGACTCCTGCCGGGCTACCAACACCGGATGCTCGCGAGGAACGTTCCAG TGTCGCTCGAGTGGAATCTGCATCAGCTGGTTCTTCGTGTGCGACGGCCGACCGGACTGCAGCGACGCATCGGACGAGGAGTGCAACTTCGCGGTGAAATCGAACGGCACGCTGCTGGGATCGACCACCAGCTGCCCGGAGCTGTCGTTCCGGTGCGAAACGAGCGGCCGGTGCATTTCACGGGCCGGAATCTGCGACGGCAAGGCACAGTGTCCGCACGGCGAGGATGAGGTTGGTTGCGATTTCCGCAAGTCGCGCAAATGTCCGGAGCACACGTTCATGTGCCGCAGCGGCGAGTGTCTGCCGGAGTATGAGTTCTGCAACGCCATCGTGTCGTGCCGGGATGGCAGCGACGAACCGCCGCACCTCTGCGGATCCCGGGCCGTGCCGAACTTCTTCGTGAAGCTGCTGAGCGGTCCGACGGCACGTGGACGCAACTACTGCCCGATGAGGTGTGGAAATGGACGGTGCCGCTCGACCGCCATAGTTTGCTCCGGACGGGACGGTTGCGGAGATGGTAGCGATGAGGATCGGTGTTCCGTTTGCC GATGCCCGGCGCCAGCCTACAACCACGTCCTGTCGGTTGCACCCGTCGTCGCCGCCGTCGCCCCCGCCCCAGCCGCCATCGTCGTCCCGAAGCAACGGAGTAGGACGAGCCGCATCACCGGTGGACACTGGTCGCGGACATAG